The DNA segment AAACGCTGGGTTCTTGTTGGTCACGGTGATTATTTCGGCGGATTGAAACAGCGCAATCCCTACGAAAAGGGCACCTATATGCCACTTTACAGGAAAGATATTGAAAAGTATTCCCCATGGAAAGTCTTCCTGGGACATATTCATAAACCCATGAATACAGACAGTATATATTACCCTGGTTCTCCCTGCGGAATTGACATCAACGAAACAGGAAGAAGAAGATATCTGGTCTTCAGTACCGAAACCGGGCGTGTTACCTCTGAAACAGTTCAAACGGACCTGATATTCTTCAACGAAAAATTCCTGATAATTCCCCATGAAAACGAAATTGAAAGGCTAAGGAATGACGCGGAGAACGTGATTGCAGCCTGGAGACTGAGCGCAGAAGACAGAAAAAAAGCTAGAATCAGAATTAAAGCGACCGGATATACAGCTGACAGAGAAGCCATAATGGCTTGTCTGAAGACAGTATTCAAACCGTACAGCTTCGTACAGGATGAAGAACCGGACATTTCTTCACTACAAATCGTCAGGGACAACCGCAGAAACGCGATAGCGAAAAGGGCAATACAACTGATAGAAGAGATGGACTGGAAGTTCGGCGGAAATGAGCCTGATAAGGAAAAGGTCATCGAAAACGTTCTTTCGGTTGTATATGGAGGAGGCGGATAATGGGAATTCGGATAGAAAGAATATCCATTAACCGCGGAGGGCCACTCAGCCAGGATTTCAATTTTGAACCCGGGAGGCTGA comes from the Candidatus Aegiribacteria sp. genome and includes:
- a CDS encoding metallophosphoesterase, which produces MPEMKIAVTADIHLSGGEEHIERYNALNSILNDLTEKKINTLVVAGDLFDKDCASYSRFEKICMNYPKISIHVIPGNHDPDISQSVIVGENIRIYDSPVLEEFAGLNIVFIPYSATSGMGECLENISMEKRWVLVGHGDYFGGLKQRNPYEKGTYMPLYRKDIEKYSPWKVFLGHIHKPMNTDSIYYPGSPCGIDINETGRRRYLVFSTETGRVTSETVQTDLIFFNEKFLIIPHENEIERLRNDAENVIAAWRLSAEDRKKARIRIKATGYTADREAIMACLKTVFKPYSFVQDEEPDISSLQIVRDNRRNAIAKRAIQLIEEMDWKFGGNEPDKEKVIENVLSVVYGGGG